In a genomic window of Punica granatum isolate Tunisia-2019 chromosome 6, ASM765513v2, whole genome shotgun sequence:
- the LOC116209875 gene encoding GDP-mannose 4,6 dehydratase 1, with product MSTESEAPRSGSDSSGAANGPSGRAHKVALITGITGQDGSYLTEFLLGKGYEVHGLIRRSSNFNTQRINHIYIDPHNAHKARMKLHYADLTDASSLRRWLDTIQPDEVYNLAAQSHVAVSFEIPDYTADVVATGALRLLEAVRSHISATGRTHIRYYQAGSSEMFGSTPPPQSETSPFHPRSPYAASKCAAHWYTVNYREAYGLFACNGILFNHESPRRGENFVTRKITRAVGRIKIGLQSKLFLGNLQASRDWGFAGDYVEAMWLMLQQEKPDDYVVATEESHTVEEFLEVAFGYVGLNWRDHVVIDKRYFRPAEVDNLKGDSSKARKVLGWKPKVGFEQLVKRMVDEDIEIANREKVLVDAGYMDAQQQP from the exons ATGTCGACCGAGTCCGAGGCGCCCAGATCCGGGTCTGATTCCTCCGGCGCTGCCAACGGCCCGTCTGGGCGAGCCCACAAGGTGGCCTTGATCACCGGTATCACTGGGCAGGACGGGTCGTACCTGACGGAGTTCCTCCTCGGGAAGGGCTACGAGGTCCACGGGCTGATTCGGCGGTCCTCCAACTTCAACACCCAGCGGATCAACCACATCTACATCGACCCCCACAACGCCCACAAGGCCCGCATGAAGCTCCACTACGCTGACCTCACCGACGCCTCCTCCCTCCGCCGCTGGCTCGACACCATTCAGCCCGACGAGGTCTACAACCTCGCCGCCCAGTCCCACGTCGCCGTCTCCTTCGAGATCCCCGACTACACCGCCGATGTGGTCGCCACCGGCGCCCTCCGCCTCCTCGAGGCCGTCCGGTCCCACATCTCCGCCACTGGGCGAACCCACATTAG ATATTATCAGGCGGGCTCATCTGAGATGTTCGGGTCCACACCTCCTCCGCAGTCTGAGACCAGCCCGTTCCACCCCCGATCTCCCTATGCTGCCTCAAAGTGTGCTGCCCACTGGTACACCGTGAACTATCGAGAGGCTTACGGACTGTTCGCATGCAATGGGATCCTCTTCAACCACGAGTCTCCTCGTCGGGGCGAGAACTTTGTGACCCGGAAGATAACCCGGGCTGTGGGTCGGATCAAGATCGGGCTCCAGAGCAAGCTCTTCCTTGGGAACCTCCAG GCCTCTCGGGACTGGGGATTCGCCGGGGACTATGTGGAGGCCATGTGGTTGATGCTCCAGCAGGAGAAACCCGACGATTACGTGGTGGCAACTGAGGAGTCCCACACCGTGGAGGAGTTCCTCGAGGTGGCCTTTGGATACGTGGGCCTCAACTGGCGGGACCACGTGGTGATCGACAAGAGGTACTTCCGGCCTGCTGAGGTGGACAACCTCAAGGGGGACTCGAGCAAGGCCAGGAAGGTCCTGGGATGGAAGCCCAAAGTCGGGTTCGAGCAGTTGGTGAAGAGGATGGTGGACGAGGATATCGAGATCGCAAATAGGGAGAAGGTGCTCGTTGATGCTGGTTATATGGACGCACAGCAGCAGCCCTGA
- the LOC116209873 gene encoding uncharacterized protein LOC116209873 isoform X3 has product MGASESTISGSQIPDDEITTISERLEGADLVLEKLRSLKITAPILKSPPAESSLTDILVRKPSSSAPSTVNPKVLLELFSMYRDWQEDKAQKISKKQEDIENKIELADALSVKLLQRFNYSVSTMKTTSQHLSGVHALQVEIGELKGRLTEVISNCDALCKRIASEGPESLRSSITPFAANLEMSHNARSVQRVHDRNSPSSEPKQD; this is encoded by the exons ATGGGAGCATCAGAGTCCACCATCTCAGGCTCACAG ATACCGGATGACGAGATCACCACCATATCGGAGAGGCTGGAGGGCGCGGACCTGGTTCTGGAGAAGCTCAGGTCCCTCAAAATT ACGGCACCGATACTCAAGTCCCCGCCGGCCGAGAGTAGCTTGACCGACATCTTGGTCAGGAAGCCGTCCTCTTCTGCTCCGA GTACTGTCAACCCAAAGGTGTTGTTGGAGCTATTTTCTATGTACCGAGATTGGCAGGAGGACAAGGCACAAAAGATCAGTAAGAAACAG GAAGATATTGAAAACAAGATAGAACTTGCAGATGCATTGTCCGTCAAACTTCTCCAACGGTTTAATTACTCGGTATCAACGATGAAGACTACTTCACAACATTTATCAGGAG TTCATGCATTGCAGGTTGAGATCGGGGAACTCAAAGGGCGGCTGACAGAAGTTATTAGTAATTGTGATGCTTTGTGCAAGAGAATAGCCTCGGAAGGTCCCGAATCTCTCCGTTCATCAATAACTCCGTTTGCAGCCAACTTGGAGATGAGTCATAATGCCCGTTCAGTTCAGAGAGTTCATGATAGGAATTCACCTTCCTCGGAGCCCAAACAAGATTGA
- the LOC116209873 gene encoding uncharacterized protein LOC116209873 isoform X4, protein MGASESTISGSQIPDDEITTISERLEGADLVLEKLRSLKITAPILKSPPAESSLTDILVRKPSSSAPSTVNPKVLLELFSMYRDWQEDKAQKISKKQEDIENKIELADALSVKLLQRFNYSVSTMKTTSQHLSGG, encoded by the exons ATGGGAGCATCAGAGTCCACCATCTCAGGCTCACAG ATACCGGATGACGAGATCACCACCATATCGGAGAGGCTGGAGGGCGCGGACCTGGTTCTGGAGAAGCTCAGGTCCCTCAAAATT ACGGCACCGATACTCAAGTCCCCGCCGGCCGAGAGTAGCTTGACCGACATCTTGGTCAGGAAGCCGTCCTCTTCTGCTCCGA GTACTGTCAACCCAAAGGTGTTGTTGGAGCTATTTTCTATGTACCGAGATTGGCAGGAGGACAAGGCACAAAAGATCAGTAAGAAACAG GAAGATATTGAAAACAAGATAGAACTTGCAGATGCATTGTCCGTCAAACTTCTCCAACGGTTTAATTACTCGGTATCAACGATGAAGACTACTTCACAACATTTATCAGGAG GTTGA
- the LOC116209873 gene encoding uncharacterized protein LOC116209873 isoform X5, translating to MGASESTISGSQIPDDEITTISERLEGADLVLEKLRSLKITAPILKSPPAESSLTDILVRKPSSSAPSTVNPKVLLELFSMYRDWQEDKAQKISKKQEDIENKIELADALSVKLLQRFNYSVSTMKTTSQHLSGA from the exons ATGGGAGCATCAGAGTCCACCATCTCAGGCTCACAG ATACCGGATGACGAGATCACCACCATATCGGAGAGGCTGGAGGGCGCGGACCTGGTTCTGGAGAAGCTCAGGTCCCTCAAAATT ACGGCACCGATACTCAAGTCCCCGCCGGCCGAGAGTAGCTTGACCGACATCTTGGTCAGGAAGCCGTCCTCTTCTGCTCCGA GTACTGTCAACCCAAAGGTGTTGTTGGAGCTATTTTCTATGTACCGAGATTGGCAGGAGGACAAGGCACAAAAGATCAGTAAGAAACAG GAAGATATTGAAAACAAGATAGAACTTGCAGATGCATTGTCCGTCAAACTTCTCCAACGGTTTAATTACTCGGTATCAACGATGAAGACTACTTCACAACATTTATCAGGAG CTTGA
- the LOC116209873 gene encoding mediator of RNA polymerase II transcription subunit 8 isoform X1, protein MAAMGGGVTQGQPHPPQLQQQQQPPPQQPPQQPAVEALNAAVQQQLNLEHVKIRAISLFKAISRILEDFDAYARTNTTPKWQDILGQYSMVNLELFNIVDEIRKVSKAFVVHPKNVNAENSTILPVMLSSKLLPEMEIDDNSKKEQLLQGLQNLPVASQIEKLKARIDMIAAACESAEKVLSDTRKAYGFGTRQGPTITPTLDKAQAAKIQEQENLLRAAVNHGEGLRVSGDQRQITPDLPMHLVDVLHVGDGMQNVVDASGKNSMYQRNTPLQSNTLTAQNALLQATGAQLMGRSAASPSAGTSFDNTTASPLPYANSPRSGTNMNTPSPQQQSQQQQQQHHQHQLLQQQQQQQRPKMMPLSQHPQQLLTQQQFRQSAMPGLGQLHGQPQMQQFSQALGTHQQFQGRQMASGIGQSQLGQGNPMTRHLSQFSSAANSALFNAAQTTQNTQMIPNMSGTMPSQSLLQSRMQRTHPSQLLNDQMFNMGGANPTGMLPIQQQGTSQSAFGNMQQPNAQSLQANMVALQNNPQNHHPNFSQQRPQNQQ, encoded by the exons ATGGCAGCCATGGGAGGAGGCGTGACTCAGGGCCAGCCTCACCCTCCGCAGctgcaacagcagcagcagccgcCACCACAGCAGCCGCCGCAGCAGCCGGCTGTGGAGGCCCTGAACGCGGCCGTGCAGCAGCAGCTGAATCTCGAGCACGTCAAGATACGCGCCATTAGCCTCTTCAAGGCCATCTCTCGGATTCTCGAAGACTTTGACGCTTATGCTCGCACCAACACCACGCCTAAATG GCAAGACATTCTGGGCCAGTATTCAATGGTAAATCTGGAGCTTTTCAACATTGTAGATGAGATAAGGAAGGTTTCAAAGGCTTTTGTCGTCCATCCAAAGAATGTCAATGCGGAAAATTCCACGA TTCTTCCGGTTATGCTGTCCTCGAAGCTACTGCCTGAGATGGAGATTGATGACAACTCAAAGAAAGAGCAGTTACTCCAAGGGTTGCAGAACTTGCCTGTTGCCTCGCAGATTGAGAAACTGAAG GCTAGAATAGACATGATTGCAGCTGCCTGTGAAAGTGCTGAAAAGGTGCTTTCTGATACCCGTAAAGCGTATGGTTTTGGTACTCGTCAAGGTCCCACTATCACTCCGACTTTGGACAAGGCTCAGGCTGCCAAAATCCAAGAGCAGGAGAATTTACTTCGAGCTGCTGTAAATCATGGAGAAG GTTTAAGAGTATCTGGAGATCAAAGACAGATCACACCTGATCTTCCAATGCATCTAGTAGATGTGCTCCATGTGGGTGATGGCATGCAAAATGTGGTTGACGCTTCTGGTAAAAATA GTATGTACCAAAGGAATACCCCTCTCCAATCTAACACTTTGACTGCTCAGAATGCTTTGTTACAG GCTACAGGAGCACAACTCATGGGAAGGTCTGCTGCTTCTCCTTCTGCCGGGACTTCCTTCGACAATACAACAGCATCTCCACTGCCATATGCCAACTCTCCTAGGTCCGGAACAAACATGAATACACCATCTCCTCAACAACAGtctcagcagcagcagcagcagcatcaTCAGCATCAACTGCTacagcagcaacagcagcagcaacggCCAAAAATGATGCCATTGTCACAGCATCCACAGCAACTTCTCACTCAACAACAGTTCAGGCAATCTGCAATGCCAGGACTGGGACAG CTACATGGACAGCCCCAGATGCAACAGTTTTCTCAGGCTCTGGGCACCCATCAGCAATTTCAGGGAAGGCAGATGGCTTCAGGTATCGGTCAAAGCCAGCTCGGTCAAGGAAACCCGATGACCCGTCATCTAAGCCAGTTCTCCAGCGCTGCTAACAGTGCATTGTTTAATGCAGCTCAGACTACGCAAAACACGCAGATG ATTCCTAACATGTCAGGGACAATGCCATCGCAGTCTCTTTTGCAGTCAAGGATGCAG AGGACTCACCCATCCCAACTTCTCAACGACCAAA TGTTCAACATGGGAGGGGCCAACCCAACTGGTATGCTCCCGATACAGCAACAAGGCACTTCACAGAGTGCATTCGGTAATATGCAGCAGCCGAATGCTCAGAGTTTGCAGGCTAATATGGTAGCCCTTCAGAACAATCCCCAGAATCACCACCCCAATTTTTCACAGCAGAGGCCACAGAATCAACAGTGA
- the LOC116209873 gene encoding mediator of RNA polymerase II transcription subunit 8 isoform X2, with amino-acid sequence MAAMGGGVTQGQPHPPQLQQQQQPPPQQPPQQPAVEALNAAVQQQLNLEHVKIRAISLFKAISRILEDFDAYARTNTTPKWQDILGQYSMVNLELFNIVDEIRKVSKAFVVHPKNVNAENSTILPVMLSSKLLPEMEIDDNSKKEQLLQGLQNLPVASQIEKLKARIDMIAAACESAEKVLSDTRKAYGFGTRQGPTITPTLDKAQAAKIQEQENLLRAAVNHGEGLRVSGDQRQITPDLPMHLVDVLHVGDGMQNVVDASGMYQRNTPLQSNTLTAQNALLQATGAQLMGRSAASPSAGTSFDNTTASPLPYANSPRSGTNMNTPSPQQQSQQQQQQHHQHQLLQQQQQQQRPKMMPLSQHPQQLLTQQQFRQSAMPGLGQLHGQPQMQQFSQALGTHQQFQGRQMASGIGQSQLGQGNPMTRHLSQFSSAANSALFNAAQTTQNTQMIPNMSGTMPSQSLLQSRMQRTHPSQLLNDQMFNMGGANPTGMLPIQQQGTSQSAFGNMQQPNAQSLQANMVALQNNPQNHHPNFSQQRPQNQQ; translated from the exons ATGGCAGCCATGGGAGGAGGCGTGACTCAGGGCCAGCCTCACCCTCCGCAGctgcaacagcagcagcagccgcCACCACAGCAGCCGCCGCAGCAGCCGGCTGTGGAGGCCCTGAACGCGGCCGTGCAGCAGCAGCTGAATCTCGAGCACGTCAAGATACGCGCCATTAGCCTCTTCAAGGCCATCTCTCGGATTCTCGAAGACTTTGACGCTTATGCTCGCACCAACACCACGCCTAAATG GCAAGACATTCTGGGCCAGTATTCAATGGTAAATCTGGAGCTTTTCAACATTGTAGATGAGATAAGGAAGGTTTCAAAGGCTTTTGTCGTCCATCCAAAGAATGTCAATGCGGAAAATTCCACGA TTCTTCCGGTTATGCTGTCCTCGAAGCTACTGCCTGAGATGGAGATTGATGACAACTCAAAGAAAGAGCAGTTACTCCAAGGGTTGCAGAACTTGCCTGTTGCCTCGCAGATTGAGAAACTGAAG GCTAGAATAGACATGATTGCAGCTGCCTGTGAAAGTGCTGAAAAGGTGCTTTCTGATACCCGTAAAGCGTATGGTTTTGGTACTCGTCAAGGTCCCACTATCACTCCGACTTTGGACAAGGCTCAGGCTGCCAAAATCCAAGAGCAGGAGAATTTACTTCGAGCTGCTGTAAATCATGGAGAAG GTTTAAGAGTATCTGGAGATCAAAGACAGATCACACCTGATCTTCCAATGCATCTAGTAGATGTGCTCCATGTGGGTGATGGCATGCAAAATGTGGTTGACGCTTCTG GTATGTACCAAAGGAATACCCCTCTCCAATCTAACACTTTGACTGCTCAGAATGCTTTGTTACAG GCTACAGGAGCACAACTCATGGGAAGGTCTGCTGCTTCTCCTTCTGCCGGGACTTCCTTCGACAATACAACAGCATCTCCACTGCCATATGCCAACTCTCCTAGGTCCGGAACAAACATGAATACACCATCTCCTCAACAACAGtctcagcagcagcagcagcagcatcaTCAGCATCAACTGCTacagcagcaacagcagcagcaacggCCAAAAATGATGCCATTGTCACAGCATCCACAGCAACTTCTCACTCAACAACAGTTCAGGCAATCTGCAATGCCAGGACTGGGACAG CTACATGGACAGCCCCAGATGCAACAGTTTTCTCAGGCTCTGGGCACCCATCAGCAATTTCAGGGAAGGCAGATGGCTTCAGGTATCGGTCAAAGCCAGCTCGGTCAAGGAAACCCGATGACCCGTCATCTAAGCCAGTTCTCCAGCGCTGCTAACAGTGCATTGTTTAATGCAGCTCAGACTACGCAAAACACGCAGATG ATTCCTAACATGTCAGGGACAATGCCATCGCAGTCTCTTTTGCAGTCAAGGATGCAG AGGACTCACCCATCCCAACTTCTCAACGACCAAA TGTTCAACATGGGAGGGGCCAACCCAACTGGTATGCTCCCGATACAGCAACAAGGCACTTCACAGAGTGCATTCGGTAATATGCAGCAGCCGAATGCTCAGAGTTTGCAGGCTAATATGGTAGCCCTTCAGAACAATCCCCAGAATCACCACCCCAATTTTTCACAGCAGAGGCCACAGAATCAACAGTGA
- the LOC116211839 gene encoding histone H1: MSATGEGEAVPVAVEEQQPPAPAAAEAEQQPKQAEEPAKKEKKQRAPKEKKPRKPKAASHPPYFQMIKEALQALNEKSGSSPYAIAKYMEDKHKSVLPSNFRKTLALQLKNSAAKGKLIKIKASYKLSEAEKKEKAPKAEAAKKPAAKQSKAKPTEAIAPKKPRTTRKSERAAATKKAAAKKPAKKPKKAAAAAKPKQPKSIRSPAAKRAKKAAAA; the protein is encoded by the exons ATGTCGGCCACCGGAGAAGGTGAGGCGGTTCCCGTCGCCGTTGAGGAGCAGCAGCCGCCGGCTCCCGCTGCGGCGGAGGCGGAGCAGCAGCCAAAGCAGGCGGAGGAGCCGgcgaagaaggagaagaagcagAGGGCCCCCAAGGAGAAGAAGCCCCGGAAGCCCAAGGCAGCCTCTCACCCCCCATACTTTCAG ATGATCAAGGAGGCGCTGCAAGCCCTGAACGAGAAGAGCGGATCGAGCCCGTATGCGATCGCGAAGTATATGGAGGACAAGCACAAATCCGTCCTCCCATCGAACTTCAGGAAGACATTAGCCCTCCAGCTGAAGAACTCCGCAGCCAAGGGGAAGCTGATCAAGATCAAGGCCTCGTACAAGCTCTCTGAGGctgagaagaaggagaaggcccCAAAGGCAGAGGCTGCGAAGAAGCCCGCAGCGAAACAGAGCAAGGCGAAGCCGACCGAAGCAATTGCCCCCAAGAAGCCCAGGACCACGAGGAAGTCCGAGAGAGCCGCTGCGACGAAGAAGGCTGCGGCGAAGAAGCCGGCCAAGAAGCCGAAGAAGGCAGCTGCTGCTGCGAAGCCTAAGCAGCCCAAGTCCATCAGGTCCCCTGCAGCGAAGAGGGCCAAGAAGGCTGCTGCTGCTTAG